In Bradyrhizobium sp. CCBAU 051011, the following are encoded in one genomic region:
- a CDS encoding AEC family transporter encodes MNAVLIVVPVFALIGAGYAAVALRFITPTAHKGIAEFAFSIAIPALLFRIVVVAEFPAVNAFSVWGAYYGATAVIWIAALLASSLLRQSRADGVVLAIGSIYGNIVMLGLPLTLSALGSQAAGSMALILSVNTPLLWLCGTLQMAWAERKSSETAPLLVLRAISEIARNPIMLALGFGFLWRLTGLGLHPVADKTLELLAQAGSPTALIALGINLFGFRIKGQALGMAIMCALKLVAMPAVAAVLAFYVLALPPISAAVVVLFAAMPTGANAYIFSAQYGRLNEAVSGAVALGTTLAAVTLPVVVSFVTVALR; translated from the coding sequence ATGAATGCAGTGTTGATCGTCGTCCCCGTGTTCGCCCTGATCGGGGCGGGCTATGCGGCGGTCGCGCTGCGTTTCATTACCCCTACGGCGCACAAGGGCATTGCCGAGTTCGCTTTCAGCATCGCCATTCCGGCGCTGCTGTTCCGGATCGTGGTCGTCGCCGAATTTCCCGCCGTCAACGCTTTCTCGGTGTGGGGCGCCTATTACGGCGCAACGGCGGTGATATGGATCGCCGCGCTGCTGGCGTCATCGCTATTGCGGCAATCCCGGGCGGATGGCGTGGTGCTCGCGATCGGCTCGATCTACGGCAACATCGTGATGCTCGGCCTTCCCCTGACATTGTCGGCGCTGGGAAGTCAGGCGGCGGGCTCGATGGCCCTGATCCTGTCGGTCAACACGCCGCTACTCTGGCTTTGCGGCACGCTGCAGATGGCATGGGCGGAGCGGAAGTCTTCCGAGACGGCGCCGCTGCTGGTGCTGCGGGCTATCAGCGAGATCGCGCGCAACCCGATCATGCTCGCGCTCGGCTTCGGCTTCCTCTGGCGCCTCACCGGATTGGGGCTCCATCCGGTTGCGGACAAGACCCTCGAACTGTTGGCGCAGGCGGGCTCGCCCACGGCCCTGATCGCGCTCGGCATCAACCTCTTTGGATTCAGGATCAAGGGCCAGGCGCTCGGCATGGCCATCATGTGCGCGCTCAAGCTCGTGGCGATGCCGGCCGTCGCGGCGGTCCTCGCATTCTACGTCCTGGCCTTGCCGCCGATCTCCGCGGCCGTGGTCGTTCTTTTTGCGGCGATGCCGACCGGCGCCAATGCCTATATTTTCTCAGCCCAGTACGGACGGCTCAACGAAGCCGTTTCGGGCGCCGTCGCGCTTGGCACGACGCTGGCGGCGGTGACGCTGCCCGTTGTCGTGTCATTCGTGACGGTCGCGCTGCGCTAG
- a CDS encoding DUF2155 domain-containing protein: protein MLRTIALTGLAALIAATTASLAPPAQAQIGNIFSDPPLRPPGAIPRGNQQQQQFPDDDEEVPELPRGRLLPTPNRPPPGQGAPPPGSFQSQPLAPPPGTTVAPQGQQPGVAVQPPQPGQPGVANAPPGQRQPPAKGVPSSPATLQPGDEVVSEPPATKITNKKASFSGLDKITGRIINFDEDIGETVQFGALRVKTSACYTRPSTEAANTDAFVEVDEITLQGEVKRIFSGWMFAASPGLHGVEHPVYDIWLTDCKGPDQTIVSAQPDPAKAAAPPPGAQKRPPQPKQAAPRPPGPPPQPQFQQQPQQAPPPPPPPPQQRPGGLFGGLFGN, encoded by the coding sequence ATGCTTCGAACCATTGCCCTGACCGGTCTTGCGGCCCTGATCGCCGCCACCACGGCTTCGCTCGCGCCCCCCGCGCAGGCGCAGATCGGCAATATCTTTTCCGATCCGCCGCTGCGGCCGCCGGGCGCCATTCCCCGCGGTAATCAGCAGCAGCAACAATTCCCCGACGACGACGAGGAAGTGCCGGAATTGCCGCGCGGCCGGCTATTGCCGACGCCGAACCGGCCGCCGCCGGGGCAGGGTGCACCGCCGCCGGGCAGCTTCCAGTCGCAGCCGCTGGCGCCGCCGCCCGGAACGACCGTCGCTCCGCAAGGCCAGCAGCCGGGTGTCGCCGTTCAGCCGCCGCAGCCGGGTCAGCCGGGCGTCGCCAATGCGCCGCCGGGACAACGCCAGCCGCCAGCCAAGGGCGTTCCGAGTTCACCGGCGACCCTGCAGCCGGGCGACGAAGTCGTGTCCGAGCCGCCGGCCACCAAGATCACCAACAAGAAGGCGAGTTTCTCCGGCCTCGACAAGATCACCGGCCGTATCATCAATTTCGACGAGGACATCGGCGAGACCGTGCAGTTCGGCGCGCTGCGCGTGAAGACCAGCGCCTGCTACACGCGGCCGTCGACCGAAGCCGCCAACACCGATGCCTTTGTCGAGGTCGACGAGATCACGCTGCAGGGCGAGGTGAAACGGATCTTCTCGGGCTGGATGTTCGCCGCCAGCCCCGGCCTGCACGGTGTCGAGCATCCGGTCTACGATATCTGGCTGACGGACTGCAAAGGTCCGGACCAGACTATCGTCAGTGCGCAACCCGATCCGGCCAAGGCGGCCGCGCCGCCGCCGGGTGCGCAGAAGCGTCCGCCTCAGCCGAAGCAGGCGGCGCCACGCCCGCCGGGACCGCCGCCACAGCCGCAGTTCCAGCAGCAGCCGCAGCAGGCCCCGCCGCCACCACCGCCGCCGCCGCAACAGCGGCCGGGTGGACTGTTCGGCGGATTGTTCGGGAATTAA
- a CDS encoding serine hydrolase, with amino-acid sequence MNFKPVAVKSRLPDPATQMWPMGDMLPQEPLPAEIDAEKLKAAVNAAFQPAEGLTAAFVVTWKGRLIAEHYAEGATAQTPLESWSMGKSVTAALFGILVKDGVYDLDQPAPIPEWQTPGDPRAKIRIADLLRMSSGLRIRAPQDPDYDLSGPYPDHVYLYTGGIDSFHYAATRPLQWPPNTVGRYRNTDPVLINYLIRLGVEKRGDEYLSFPQRVLFDKLGIRTMVVETDPFGNFLGQGYGVGSGRDWARLGNLFLQGGVWNGERILPEGYTTFVSTPAPAWAADNRPIYGAFFWLNGDRQYPVPRDAYYMAGAGGQTALIMPSHDLVVVRLGHYRGASYATSGFSKALALLIEAVPKSIKGPSQESERSK; translated from the coding sequence GTGAATTTCAAGCCGGTCGCCGTCAAGAGCCGATTGCCCGATCCCGCGACCCAAATGTGGCCCATGGGCGACATGCTGCCGCAAGAGCCGTTGCCGGCAGAGATCGATGCCGAGAAACTCAAAGCTGCCGTGAATGCCGCGTTTCAGCCGGCCGAAGGACTGACCGCGGCGTTCGTTGTGACATGGAAAGGCCGCCTCATTGCCGAGCACTACGCCGAAGGTGCTACGGCGCAGACGCCGCTCGAAAGCTGGTCCATGGGCAAAAGCGTTACGGCAGCGCTCTTTGGCATTCTGGTCAAAGACGGCGTCTATGATCTAGACCAGCCGGCACCGATCCCGGAATGGCAAACCCCCGGCGACCCGCGCGCCAAAATACGCATTGCAGATCTCCTTCGCATGTCGAGCGGGCTTCGGATCAGGGCGCCCCAAGACCCGGATTATGACTTGAGCGGGCCTTACCCTGATCACGTCTATCTTTATACCGGCGGCATCGATTCCTTTCACTATGCGGCAACACGGCCATTGCAATGGCCTCCCAACACGGTCGGACGCTATCGCAACACCGATCCGGTCCTGATCAACTATCTGATCCGGCTCGGTGTCGAAAAACGCGGCGACGAATATCTCTCATTTCCTCAGCGGGTACTGTTCGACAAGCTCGGCATCCGTACCATGGTGGTCGAAACTGATCCGTTCGGAAATTTTCTAGGGCAAGGTTATGGGGTAGGCTCTGGGCGCGATTGGGCGCGGCTTGGCAATCTCTTTCTTCAGGGAGGCGTTTGGAACGGTGAGCGCATTCTCCCAGAGGGCTACACCACATTCGTCAGCACGCCTGCGCCCGCATGGGCCGCGGACAATCGGCCGATCTATGGAGCTTTTTTCTGGCTCAACGGCGACAGACAATATCCGGTCCCGCGCGATGCCTATTACATGGCGGGCGCTGGCGGGCAGACCGCGCTGATCATGCCCTCGCACGACCTCGTCGTCGTGCGTCTCGGCCACTATCGGGGAGCATCTTACGCCACTTCAGGCTTCAGCAAGGCGCTCGCGCTGCTGATCGAGGCGGTGCCAAAGAGCATAAAAGGCCCGTCCCAAGAATCTGAGCGAAGTAAGTAA
- the hpaH gene encoding 2-oxo-hept-4-ene-1,7-dioate hydratase gives MLDQQIVERLAQRLDEAERNKSLIPAFTRDYPDLTIEDAYAIQRAWTRLQLSRGRVVRGHKIGLTSKAMQNAVGISEPDYGVLFADMFYPDASAIPFDRFRAPRIEVELAFVLRAPLEGPDCTLFDVLNVTDYVTPALEILETRMHRVDPDTKAPRKVTDTISDNAANAALVVGGRPIRPLDADLRWIGALLFRNGQIEETGIAAGVLNHPANGVAWLANRLAAQGEHLDAGEVVLAGSFTRPVDIARGDTFHADYGRFGSVSCQFV, from the coding sequence ATGCTCGATCAACAAATCGTCGAACGGCTGGCGCAACGCCTGGACGAAGCCGAACGCAACAAGTCGCTGATCCCGGCGTTCACGCGCGATTATCCTGACCTCACGATCGAGGACGCCTACGCCATTCAGCGCGCCTGGACCAGGCTGCAGCTCTCCCGTGGCCGGGTCGTCAGGGGCCACAAGATCGGGCTGACGTCGAAAGCGATGCAGAACGCGGTCGGTATTTCCGAGCCGGACTACGGCGTGCTGTTTGCGGACATGTTCTACCCCGACGCGTCGGCGATTCCGTTCGACCGTTTCCGCGCGCCCCGGATCGAGGTCGAATTGGCGTTCGTGCTAAGGGCGCCGCTGGAAGGCCCCGACTGCACGCTGTTCGACGTGCTCAATGTCACCGACTACGTCACGCCCGCGCTTGAAATCCTGGAGACCCGGATGCATCGGGTCGATCCCGATACCAAGGCGCCGCGCAAGGTGACGGACACGATCTCCGACAATGCCGCGAATGCGGCGCTGGTCGTCGGTGGCCGGCCCATTCGCCCGCTCGACGCCGACCTGCGCTGGATCGGCGCGCTGTTGTTTCGCAACGGCCAGATCGAGGAGACCGGCATCGCGGCCGGCGTGCTCAATCATCCCGCCAACGGCGTAGCCTGGCTTGCCAACCGGCTGGCCGCCCAAGGCGAGCATCTCGATGCCGGCGAAGTGGTGTTGGCGGGATCATTCACGCGTCCGGTCGACATTGCCAGAGGCGACACGTTCCATGCCGATTACGGCCGGTTCGGATCCGTGTCCTGCCAGTTCGTTTGA
- a CDS encoding SDR family NAD(P)-dependent oxidoreductase — protein MPDRIRLDGRVAVVTGAAGVIGTATIHLLAERGARIVAVDRREDDLKAAIKDLPASAEALAVTADVTQEHDVAEYVRATVDRFGTIDAFYNNAGIEGDIKPIPEYSLESFRRVLDVNVVGVFLGMKHVLPVMLKQNKGSIINTASIAGLIGSPMIAVYSASKHAVIGLTKSAAWECTGTGVRVNCVCPGLIDSRMLSTILQGRNPDNEPPPTEKIVDRIPARRLGQASEVASIVAFLASDEASYVSGSAYTVDGGRTAA, from the coding sequence ATGCCCGATCGAATTCGCCTCGATGGCCGGGTGGCCGTCGTGACCGGCGCGGCCGGCGTCATCGGAACCGCGACCATCCACCTGTTGGCCGAACGCGGCGCCCGTATCGTCGCCGTCGACCGCAGGGAGGACGATCTCAAAGCGGCCATCAAGGACCTGCCCGCCTCCGCCGAAGCGCTTGCGGTCACGGCTGATGTTACCCAGGAACACGACGTCGCCGAATATGTCCGCGCCACCGTCGACCGGTTCGGCACGATCGATGCGTTCTACAACAACGCCGGCATCGAGGGCGATATCAAGCCGATCCCGGAATATTCGCTGGAGAGTTTTCGCCGCGTGCTCGACGTCAACGTGGTCGGCGTCTTTCTCGGCATGAAGCACGTGCTGCCGGTGATGCTGAAACAGAACAAGGGCAGCATCATCAACACCGCCTCCATCGCCGGCCTGATCGGATCGCCGATGATCGCCGTCTATAGCGCCAGCAAGCATGCCGTCATCGGTCTCACCAAGAGCGCCGCCTGGGAGTGCACCGGCACCGGCGTGCGGGTCAACTGCGTCTGCCCCGGCCTGATCGACAGCCGGATGCTGAGCACGATCCTGCAGGGCCGCAATCCCGACAACGAGCCGCCGCCGACCGAGAAGATCGTCGACCGGATTCCGGCGCGGCGGCTCGGACAGGCTTCCGAAGTCGCTTCCATCGTGGCGTTCCTTGCTTCCGACGAAGCGAGCTACGTCTCCGGCTCCGCCTATACCGTCGATGGCGGCCGCACCGCTGCCTGA
- a CDS encoding tripartite tricarboxylate transporter substrate binding protein, which translates to MKFFAVAGVAASALLAVLSNTPADAQQWPARQVRLIVPYPAGGNVDSAARVIADRLQAKLGQPFIVENKAGAGGLIAGEAFAKMPPDGYALFVGANGPVLFAPEIAKRDAYNWKRDFVPISSITMTPLVLEVHPSVQAKDLKEFIELARRDPGKLTMASPGQGTTNHLLSELMQEKLKLQWLTVHYRGNAPALNDLIGGQVQFALDQISVGLPSIKSGMLRALAVTGNHRASWLPDVPTFTELGYKEFDGQTFTGLFAPARTPPEVVTKLHETLAEILKDPAIVEKFNALGAEAVSMTPAEFTSYLEKEDAKWIPVVRKANIKAD; encoded by the coding sequence ATGAAGTTTTTCGCGGTCGCAGGCGTCGCTGCATCGGCACTATTGGCTGTGCTGTCGAACACACCGGCCGACGCCCAGCAATGGCCGGCGCGGCAGGTGCGCCTGATCGTCCCCTATCCGGCCGGCGGCAATGTCGACAGCGCCGCGCGCGTCATCGCCGACAGGCTCCAGGCCAAGCTCGGCCAGCCCTTCATCGTGGAAAACAAGGCCGGCGCCGGCGGCCTGATCGCCGGCGAGGCGTTCGCGAAAATGCCGCCCGACGGCTACGCGCTGTTCGTCGGCGCCAACGGTCCGGTGCTGTTCGCGCCCGAGATCGCCAAACGCGACGCCTACAACTGGAAGCGGGATTTCGTTCCCATCAGTTCGATCACCATGACACCGCTGGTGCTCGAAGTGCATCCGTCGGTGCAAGCCAAGGATCTGAAGGAGTTTATCGAACTTGCCCGCCGCGATCCCGGCAAGCTGACGATGGCCTCGCCCGGCCAGGGCACCACCAACCATCTGCTTAGCGAGCTGATGCAGGAGAAGCTGAAGCTGCAATGGCTGACGGTGCACTACCGCGGCAACGCCCCTGCCCTCAACGACCTGATCGGCGGACAGGTGCAATTTGCTTTGGACCAGATTTCGGTCGGACTGCCTTCCATCAAGAGCGGCATGCTGCGCGCGCTCGCCGTCACCGGCAACCACCGCGCCTCCTGGCTTCCTGACGTCCCGACCTTCACCGAACTCGGCTACAAGGAGTTTGACGGCCAGACCTTCACCGGCCTGTTCGCACCCGCGCGCACGCCACCCGAGGTCGTGACCAAGCTTCACGAAACGCTCGCGGAGATCCTGAAAGATCCTGCCATCGTCGAGAAGTTCAACGCGCTCGGCGCCGAGGCCGTGTCGATGACGCCAGCGGAATTCACGAGCTATCTCGAAAAAGAAGACGCCAAGTGGATTCCCGTCGTCCGCAAGGCGAACATCAAGGCTGACTGA
- a CDS encoding amidohydrolase yields the protein MPTYLPFDPNPRRPSKLPPPKSIDSQFHVLGPLDKYPVRPGAAYQMPTATWEAALRVHKTLGIERGIIVQTTTYGADHSVVLDGLAAMGPNYRGCANALVFAEADDSYLARLHDAGVRGARFSFRQELGAVLSDKDFARAIARIRELGWYAKIQPEKDGILSSVAKYENLDVPVLIDHMARPDPAGGKNDPNLQKMLELLSKGNFWVMLSLGEKTSKKGPPWDDVIPIARAYIEAAPDRCVWASDWPHPVSVVQPPNDADLLELLYRYVADEAELKRILVTNPAKLFGFAD from the coding sequence ATGCCGACCTATCTTCCGTTCGATCCGAACCCGCGCCGTCCCTCAAAACTGCCGCCGCCGAAGAGCATCGACAGCCAGTTTCATGTGCTCGGCCCGCTGGACAAATATCCGGTGCGGCCGGGAGCCGCCTACCAGATGCCGACTGCGACCTGGGAAGCGGCACTGCGCGTTCACAAGACGCTCGGCATCGAGCGCGGCATCATCGTGCAGACCACGACCTATGGCGCCGATCATTCGGTCGTGCTCGACGGCCTCGCCGCGATGGGACCGAACTATCGCGGCTGTGCCAATGCGCTGGTGTTTGCCGAAGCCGATGACTCATATCTCGCCAGGCTGCATGACGCCGGCGTGCGCGGCGCGCGTTTCAGCTTCCGCCAGGAACTTGGCGCGGTGCTCTCGGACAAGGATTTTGCCCGCGCGATCGCCAGAATTCGCGAACTCGGCTGGTACGCAAAGATCCAGCCGGAGAAGGACGGCATCCTCTCCAGCGTCGCGAAATACGAAAACCTCGACGTTCCCGTGCTGATCGATCACATGGCGCGCCCTGACCCGGCCGGCGGCAAGAACGACCCGAACCTGCAGAAGATGCTTGAGCTCCTGTCGAAGGGCAATTTCTGGGTGATGCTGTCGCTCGGCGAAAAGACCTCGAAGAAGGGCCCGCCCTGGGACGACGTCATCCCGATCGCACGCGCCTATATCGAGGCGGCACCCGACCGTTGCGTATGGGCGAGCGACTGGCCGCATCCGGTGTCGGTGGTGCAGCCGCCCAACGATGCCGACCTGCTAGAGCTGCTCTACCGCTACGTAGCCGATGAAGCGGAACTGAAGCGAATCCTGGTCACCAACCCGGCCAAGCTGTTTGGCTTCGCAGATTAG
- a CDS encoding flavin reductase family protein codes for MRIDPAYLDPETAYRLITGIVVPRPIAWVTSLSGGGVLNLAPFSAFTFVSPKPPMLAISVGRKGGLYKDTAQNILNNEEYVVHIADSSLMNAVHESSTEHPPDVSEVEELRLSTLPGERIKVPRLTAAPIAMECRFRQCLEFGETRSRLIVGEVLVFHIRDGLLNNGKIETEALDPIARIAGPRYAKLGEIVTLKPVFQTSKTES; via the coding sequence ATGCGGATCGATCCGGCATATCTCGACCCCGAAACGGCCTACCGGCTGATTACCGGCATCGTGGTGCCCCGACCGATTGCCTGGGTGACCAGCCTGTCGGGCGGCGGCGTGCTCAACCTCGCTCCGTTCTCCGCCTTCACCTTCGTCTCGCCGAAGCCGCCGATGCTGGCCATCAGCGTCGGCCGCAAGGGCGGGCTCTACAAGGATACCGCGCAGAACATCCTCAACAACGAGGAGTATGTCGTTCACATCGCGGACTCCAGTCTGATGAATGCGGTGCATGAGAGCTCTACCGAGCATCCGCCTGATGTCAGCGAGGTCGAGGAGTTGCGGCTTTCGACGCTGCCGGGCGAGCGGATCAAGGTGCCTCGCCTCACGGCCGCACCGATCGCGATGGAATGCCGCTTCCGGCAGTGCCTCGAATTCGGCGAGACCCGCAGCCGACTCATCGTCGGCGAAGTGCTGGTCTTCCATATCAGGGATGGCCTGCTCAACAACGGCAAGATCGAAACCGAGGCGCTCGATCCGATCGCCCGCATCGCCGGTCCCCGTTACGCCAAGCTCGGCGAGATCGTCACCCTGAAGCCCGTGTTCCAGACTTCGAAAACTGAATCCTGA
- a CDS encoding RidA family protein produces the protein MTRRKSIHIGEFKHANPIPNACRIGNLLMSGVILGRDPATGKMPEKIEDQCANMFAHMKAIVEAGGGTTDDIIKMTVWLQDRTQRAPVNVEWLKMFPDEHSRPARHALQMDMENGALVQCDFTAVIG, from the coding sequence ATGACAAGGCGCAAGAGCATTCATATCGGCGAGTTCAAGCACGCCAATCCGATTCCCAACGCCTGTCGGATCGGCAATCTCCTGATGTCCGGTGTCATCCTCGGCCGCGACCCCGCAACCGGCAAGATGCCGGAAAAGATCGAGGACCAGTGCGCCAACATGTTCGCCCACATGAAGGCCATCGTGGAAGCCGGCGGCGGAACCACCGATGACATCATCAAGATGACGGTGTGGCTGCAGGATCGCACCCAGCGCGCGCCGGTGAATGTCGAATGGCTGAAGATGTTTCCCGACGAGCATTCGCGCCCTGCCCGCCACGCGCTGCAGATGGACATGGAGAACGGCGCGCTCGTGCAATGCGATTTCACAGCCGTGATCGGCTGA
- the aat gene encoding leucyl/phenylalanyl-tRNA--protein transferase: MTSRESAASEITPEVLLRAYACGIFPMAESADDPTLFWVEPELRGVIPLEGFRIASRLARTVRSDAFSVTVDTAFKAVIAGCAAPQPGREDTWINKRIRDLYLGLYELGHCHSVEVWQDGDLVGGLYGVSLGRAFFGESMFHRARDASKVALVHLVARLIAGGFELLDTQYVTEHLRSFGAVEISRRRYRAMLDKAIAGEPAEFMRLQASISGADALTIIAKRA, translated from the coding sequence ATGACATCGCGCGAGTCAGCCGCTTCCGAAATCACCCCCGAAGTGCTGCTGCGGGCCTATGCCTGCGGCATCTTCCCGATGGCCGAGAGCGCCGATGATCCGACGCTGTTCTGGGTCGAGCCGGAACTGCGCGGGGTGATCCCGCTCGAAGGCTTCCGCATTGCCTCGCGGCTTGCCCGCACCGTGCGCTCGGACGCCTTCAGCGTTACCGTCGACACCGCCTTCAAGGCGGTTATCGCGGGCTGCGCGGCGCCGCAGCCGGGCCGCGAGGACACCTGGATCAACAAGCGCATCCGCGATCTCTATCTCGGGCTCTACGAGCTCGGGCACTGCCACAGCGTCGAGGTCTGGCAGGACGGCGACCTCGTCGGCGGGCTCTACGGCGTCAGCCTGGGGCGGGCGTTCTTCGGTGAGAGCATGTTTCATCGCGCCCGCGATGCGTCCAAAGTAGCGCTGGTGCATCTGGTGGCGCGGCTGATTGCAGGCGGGTTCGAGCTGCTCGACACGCAATATGTCACTGAGCATCTGCGCAGTTTTGGCGCGGTCGAAATTTCAAGGCGGCGCTATCGCGCAATGCTCGACAAGGCGATCGCGGGGGAGCCTGCGGAGTTTATGCGGCTGCAAGCCAGCATCAGCGGTGCCGATGCACTGACGATTATTGCAAAACGCGCGTAG
- a CDS encoding IclR family transcriptional regulator — protein MTNGRLKARRREPLQGGQAIRRALAVLRTLAIGGERGVPLAEVVQATSLTRPTVHRIVHVLIEEGIVERSERTGNYVVGRQVPELALARPSRSPLLIAAEPHLAAASAQLGDTLFLTVRTGLDTLCVARRIGSYPIQILSIEVGVRRPLGVSSAGVAILAAMPPSEARKIVLANEARFKGYRTDTPTVLGQVQLARRRGYNLRDVGLVQGTKSLSAWIRTPDGQPAAAITLSAIRNRMSPRRAIEVADVLVAAARAIEAATPQDS, from the coding sequence ATGACAAACGGTCGGTTAAAGGCGCGCAGGCGCGAGCCGCTGCAGGGCGGGCAGGCGATCCGCCGGGCGCTGGCGGTGCTGCGTACGCTCGCAATCGGCGGCGAGCGTGGCGTGCCTCTCGCGGAAGTCGTGCAGGCCACCTCGCTTACGCGCCCCACCGTCCATCGCATCGTGCATGTGCTGATCGAGGAGGGCATCGTCGAGCGCAGCGAGCGGACCGGCAATTACGTGGTCGGCCGCCAGGTGCCTGAACTGGCGCTGGCGCGTCCATCGCGTTCACCGCTGCTGATTGCGGCCGAGCCACATCTGGCGGCGGCGTCGGCGCAGCTCGGCGATACCCTGTTTCTGACGGTGCGTACCGGTCTCGACACCTTGTGCGTGGCGCGCCGCATCGGCAGCTATCCGATCCAGATATTGTCGATTGAGGTCGGCGTGCGTCGTCCGCTGGGCGTGAGCAGCGCAGGGGTAGCAATATTGGCCGCCATGCCGCCATCGGAGGCGCGCAAGATCGTGCTCGCCAACGAAGCCAGATTTAAGGGCTATCGGACCGATACGCCGACGGTGCTCGGACAGGTCCAGCTCGCCCGCCGCAGGGGCTACAATCTGCGTGACGTCGGTCTGGTTCAGGGCACGAAGTCGCTTTCAGCCTGGATCCGGACGCCGGACGGCCAGCCCGCCGCAGCGATTACGTTGTCCGCCATTCGGAACAGAATGAGCCCACGCCGCGCGATCGAAGTGGCGGACGTTCTCGTCGCGGCTGCACGTGCGATTGAGGCGGCGACGCCGCAGGATTCATAG
- a CDS encoding fumarylacetoacetate hydrolase family protein, with protein MHLLSYLANGEPRFGAAVAGGVVDLTQRLGPKCPDLRSLIARNGLEVARQLVADLKPDHSLDELVLLPPIPNPEKLWCIGVNYKDRNAEYKDNSDLPKYPSLFVRNPSSVVGSGQPIEKPKISEQLDYEGELVIVIGREGRHIPRERAFEHIFGMTLCNEGSVRDWLHHGKFNVTQGKNFDRSGSVGPWIVTSDECDPRGPLDIVTRVNGEVRQSDSTERLMFPFDFLIAYLSTFATLKPGDMIATGTPTGAGARFTPPRWLKVGDVVEVESAGIGILRNTVAAEQ; from the coding sequence ATGCATCTTCTGAGTTATCTCGCAAACGGCGAGCCGCGCTTCGGTGCGGCCGTTGCCGGCGGTGTGGTTGACCTCACCCAACGGTTGGGGCCGAAATGTCCTGACCTTCGGTCCCTGATCGCCAGGAACGGTCTGGAAGTGGCGCGGCAACTGGTCGCCGATCTCAAGCCGGACCATTCCCTCGATGAACTCGTGCTGTTGCCGCCGATCCCGAACCCCGAAAAGCTCTGGTGCATCGGCGTGAACTACAAAGACCGCAATGCCGAGTACAAGGACAATTCGGACCTGCCGAAATATCCGAGCCTGTTCGTCCGTAATCCCTCTTCGGTCGTCGGCTCCGGCCAGCCGATCGAGAAGCCGAAGATCTCCGAACAGCTCGATTACGAGGGCGAACTCGTGATCGTGATCGGCAGGGAAGGCCGGCACATTCCGCGCGAGCGCGCCTTCGAGCACATCTTCGGCATGACGCTGTGCAACGAGGGCAGCGTTCGCGACTGGCTGCACCACGGCAAGTTCAACGTCACCCAGGGCAAAAATTTTGACCGCTCGGGCAGCGTCGGCCCGTGGATCGTCACCTCGGATGAATGCGACCCGCGTGGGCCGCTCGACATCGTCACCCGCGTCAACGGCGAGGTGCGGCAGAGCGATTCCACGGAACGGCTGATGTTTCCGTTCGACTTCCTGATCGCCTATCTCTCCACCTTCGCCACCTTGAAGCCCGGCGACATGATCGCGACCGGCACCCCGACCGGGGCCGGTGCGCGCTTCACGCCGCCGCGCTGGCTCAAGGTCGGCGACGTCGTCGAGGTGGAATCCGCTGGTATCGGCATCCTCCGTAACACCGTGGCGGCGGAGCAATAG